The Lycium barbarum isolate Lr01 chromosome 11, ASM1917538v2, whole genome shotgun sequence genome contains the following window.
agaataagtattatctaccagatcaaacaaaatgcaactaaaatatagccaaaatatatacgaaatacaACTATTAAATCATAAATCCAAAACAAAAGGTCAAATCAGTTAACATAGAGTAGACTTTCCAAATACCATTTAACCACCAATATAGCATTACATTGAAAAACATCGGATGTTCAACCATGTGAAATACAATCATACTAGaataatatgaattcaagatgaattcattttttatttttaactgaaatttaaagtagaattgtcttaacaaataaaatcaaaatggacttatttattcttcttattgAGCGGCGGATTATCACACGAACGCCTATTATGACCAAGACGTCCACATTTACCGCAGGAATTTCTGCGTTTACCAATCATCAACTCCTGTAATGGCTTGTCCCTCTTATTTTTTGGCCTCCCAGGGGGTCTCTTATAGATCGGTGGCATAACAACTTCATCTAATATACTTTTAGGAACATTCCACTCGGTCTCATCGGGAAGAGGATCAACTAGCACATCATATGTGTTCACAACTGTTTCCGGCTTGAATAAATCCGAACAATATACATCAGCAGTCAAATTTTTATTCTTCAATACTGCCCATGCATGAGAACACGATATCTCGTCCAGTTGGAACATCCTGCAGCTGcaagttttcttcttcaaatctaTTATGAAACGCCTCGGTCCATCATTCACTGTGTAAACATATTCAGTTGATGCTTCAACCTGAGAaccatttaacaaataaacaagcaTTACCTGAGCAGTTTTACCATATtgggaatatatataaatatacattacatatagtaaaaatatagattaaatttttgtgttgcaaacaaagataccctcattcgtattgatttgtactcgttgatcgacaacatctcttgataccgcctcatcagtgttgtgaatgtgtaggtaccattttttctatttgtccaattccatctaccaaacatcttcctcacttcttcaaggaaatcaaaaatATGTAACTCTCTTGCAGCAACCAGTTTTTCATTAATACATTCGGCTATATTCGAAGTCATTGTCCATCCTCTATTAACAGGTGAATAAAGCCTAGACCATTTATCTCTTCTAGCATCTTCTAGGTATCGTTTTACCCGAATATCAACAATCCCAATCTTCTCCATCAATTTATCGAACTCATCCTGGCTGTATGCTTTCGCTAGTGAATAAAATATAGGACTCAACACCTCACTGTTTGTTGTGTATTGCTTTGTCATATTTTTCCACAAATGCCATATACAAGCCAAATGAGGAACAGTAGGATACACCTTAGAAACTGCGTGTATTATGCTTTCATGTCTGTCGGACACGACACACATATTTTGCCtaacaccataagcttgcttgaacagttcaaagaaccacgtccacgacttattattctcagaatctatcacaccatacgctagtggtaggatattacctacaaaaatcagtatatatttataatatattcaacaCATATTTCAACTGAATTTGATCTCACACTGTATTTTTAGCACCATCATTTATAAAACAATaatatatatttacaatatatttacctcatatttacagtgtatttcaacatataatattcacaaatttacACCAGCAATACATCCAGAGTATGTTTTTAGCAGCTTTATTTGCAAATCAATAAGCATAatgttgtatttataaaaaaaacattcatagaatagaattacacatacctgctccatccaaagtacttgccgacacaaatgtaccattatacgttgatttaagatgtgcaccatccactacaactattggtctacaacactcgaatccctttatgaatgctttgagtgctacaaacaaatacataaactcattttctggtgatttatgcattttaacgagcgatccaggatacgttttatcaagtatgtatatatatgccggCAACTTCTTGTATGAATGAGTTGGATCACCTCTGAAATCTTTTATAGCCTTCTCTCTAGCTCTCCATGCCATCATATAAGAAACATCTACGCCGAATTCATTCTTAACATCATCTATTATATCCCCAGGTGTGACCTTCCTTTTATGGCTAGTTATTTTCGCCTTCACAACCGCTTCTCCAATAAACCAACTTGTTGCCTGCCTTTGTGAATACACCTTGTCCTTCAACGGACATGTATGTTCGTCATCGAAAGCTCTAACCCTGAACATTTCAGAATCCCCAATTCTCGACGCTCTGAATTTCCATTTACATTCCGGCGACCAACATGCCAGAGTGTAGCTACATAATACAATGCAAATAGTACATATTGAATCAACTAAATACAgtataaatatacaaaaaatatatcagaatatattgcatcaaacatttttaaaattaacagtgtgctaaataagttaacaaatcatctcaatacagtacaaatataacaaaaatacatcTGCACTTTCTGTTACCAGAATACATTTAGAAAATCATACCTTATAGCATTCGATCTCTCTGTTTTGAAATTGAATCTTTCACGAATTGCGTATTTCGTCATCACAATTTTCAAAGTTTCCTTATCCTGGTAAATTTGATCGACAAAAACTCCTTTCGCTTCCGGTTTCGAAATTACCAAATTGTTATCATTCCCAAACAAAACAACAGCGTTTACAGTAGAATCACAAACTTTCATACCATCCCGATTCTCGCTATATCCATTTTGCAGCACATCATCTCCAATAATACGATTACCAgttacaccatcctcaacatccaAATCATGAATACTAACGCACATTGGATACATCCCCAAAACTCTGTTTTCTCTCTTAAGCTCAACATACACACGAACTCGCATATCGTTGTGTATTTCAATTGGTTGAAAATCGCCTTCAACAGTATATTTTATTGAAATAGTTTTCCTAACAGTATCCATGCCTAATTGATTTGTAATCGTACAAACTAACTCATCGTAATTGCAATTATCAATGaatacaacaacatcaattttgTAATTCACAAAACAGTTCTGATCGTTCCAAAAACCAGAATGACGGATCAACGCAGTTACGCTTGTCAATATCCTGTTGTTTTCGAATACAGCAatgtgttatattcaatttagctgaaacaatttcagaaaagacgaacaaaaaaaaaagtttgcagTGAAAAAatcgttacctcaattatgaactcaacttgatgaaatcaaatatatattcgtcgtgaTAATCAAGCTAtgttcactggtttgatattgttatttttcaaaggttttcaacctttttatttttggttaaaaatatgattgtaaggtttgaattcaaatttttttgaatttgttagctgtttgaatgagatatggaatcagatatggaatgggaggatatttgcgtgaatcagggaacaatataactgattctaattaaaattggaacagattttgtttccataaatataacacTGTCAGTTAAACTCGCGTCTGTATTTCCGCTATATTTATGCTATATTTTGGTATACCCGACTACTAGATAAATATAGGGTCATCTAGTTACGAATTGTAAATATAGCATATgtagttataggttgttagaaAGAGTTAAAATAAAAGGAGTGTAAAGGGATAATTATTATACTTATAGGGCTAGCGACGTTCTTTTCCCTAAAAACTTTTATTGTTTTATTCTACATACTAGTCTCACgaggcccgtgctaagtccgGGCCCAACTCCAGATATAAaaagtaatattttaattaaagaaatataatttatgttggtaataattaaacttcaaataagtatattgtcaatatataaaagcaaaagCAAAACTTTtatttcactcctttaatatcttaactttcattttgatgaaattatttatttCAAATTAAATGCGGAGCCATAATTTGAAATATATGAGTTTCGAATCCTAATTTTTTAAGTTATTTCGTtctaaaataataatttatacatatttaatgaacttttaagacaaatacagaaTTTGAACTAAAGTGCTACCGAATCCGATCAAAGCGGTAGCTTACACTCTAATTCCGCCCTACTTCAAACTCATTTGGTGTTTCAAAGATTAATTTTAGCTAATCAAAcaagagattttaaagataacCCGATCTTAACTGATAATattgtcttcattttcaacattatATGTCACCATttcataatttttaaaactatctGAAATCATTTTTGTACTAATCTTGATAAACACATATGAGCTTgttaaagtataaatataaagtaaaagaaatgccaACATATGAGTAAAAGAATTTTCattctcaaatttcataatataaatataaagtaaaagaaatgcttaCATGTAAAAATTTATAATAAGCAACAAGCAGCAAGAATATCTAGCgaagaaatgactattttttaggttaatagataagaTTAATAGAAGAAAGCAACAGGGACAATATAGTGCAGCGGATGGGGCTATTTCTCCCTTAATCAGGAGTCTGGGGTTCGAGCCTAAGTATGAAAAAATCCTTGGTAGAGAGCGCTTCCCCTGATTGGAACCTATGAGAGATGGGAATCTGGATTAGGGAATATGGGTACTGAATACCAGATAGAAAACAGGTAAAAAAAGCAAAATATTCGATAGCTTTTAATTAATAGCCGAGTAAAATTGCGTAGTTTACATGGAACCCATTAGGATAATTGATTGAGGTAACAAAGAACTAATTCATGGGCAGAAAGAAAAATTTAGAAAGTTGTACAAGTGTGCTAATAATGGTTTGTTCTCTTTTATCCAACTGTCAAAGAAAAAAATAGTTTATACACAATAGTGATTAAATACGAAAAGACCTCAAAAAGTACAAAAACATGAAATACCAAAAGTAGCCTTGAGGACTACAAAAATTTAACATCctctcttatatataatagtaataaaaGGCTGTTTGCCTTGTGATCATTGGGCTCATACAGATGGTTTGCACTTTGCACCAAGTGGACAAGCACTACATTCCAGCAAGACTAACAAGAGTCAAGGCCTCAAGGGTCCACATTATAATAAGTCCAGCAGAAGATGCATGAAAAAATCAAGTAGTACATCCCAAAAAAGTGGCTATACAGCAAAGTCCGTGTGGGCCCATTTGTACCTCTTTCCTTTTACATGGGCCCATATCTCCCACGTTAGAACAAGCATCCTATGAAATGGTTAGGCcataaaaagaaaagataaaaatCAAGTACATGAAAATTGAGTGTTAAGAACTCAATACATTTATAACGTTTCATTTGATTTTCACCCAGATCTATTTTTCATGTATGTTACACTCTTCCCCATCGTTCCAAAACAAAAGATTTAGAAGCaattaaataaatattaataGCATATTCAGCTAAACTTTcaaaatcaacttattttaaaaaatattttttgttacAAGTACTTTGAAAATAGTATTTTGAGGAATAGTCATTTGTGCttgactaattaatttaaaaaacacaTTGCTAATATTAGATCAACAATTTGCGCTTGATCAAGGTTCGATAATTATTTTTGgggaaaactatttttttattgTCCTAGAATCTTGGCCAAACAAAGTATTAATGtaattttatttttgaaagaTCATGGTACAGATATTAGGAGAATTTTGAGGGATCTACGAGTAGAAGTAGGAGATCTCTTGCTTTATTGTTATATAATCACAATCTATACACTGAGAttgaaacaaacaaacaaacaaaaggaATGATAAAAAGTTAGAAGATTAGCATTTGCAAAATAGCAAGATATCTGATAACCCAAAATCTCTACAGCTTTACCCAAATCTCATTTAGAGTCTAAAAATCCTATAATCAAGCCTGGTAATTTGTACTTAAcccccatccccccccccccccccacccaaaaaCCCGAACCCCCAACAAAATCGACCATTATTATGGACATTTAATAAATTCCAAAATGGGCAGCTCTTATCTTTGATCTTCAAATCCCTTCTCCTTCCGACCATTAGTCTTCAAAACGCCTGCAATGCATATTCCACAAAAAAGCATATTCAATTCTTGAAATTAAACagttaaatataaatatatataaaaaataaaaacaagaaaacTACTTGACACTAGCATGAGTGTTCAGTGACCGAACCTTAACTTCAGCAAAATGATAAATCAATTCATTTCCAGTAAACTGTTCAGAATATCACATGGAAAACTATCTAGTACAACAGAAATACTAGAAACTACAACGACTTTTTTAACCTCGAAATAAGTGAAATTTCATACTATGTGCTTAAAAAAAAGAACCAAGACCAAAACAAATCTATTGAAATAAATAAtagtaagaaaagaaaaaatgataataattaagtCATAGAGAAATGAGCAATTGCCAATTGAGTAAGATAGACGGACGAGATTTTTTCACCCTTAATTAACAATTTGAGTTCATTAAGGGGGAATGCATGGAGAAACACTTTCCGTTATTAGGCCATAGACGATGCAAATCCAAATCAGTCTAGCCAGGAAATTCTGAatacaaataaagaaaaaaaagcaGTCGGATACACTAAGATCCTGCTATGAGCGGGTCCGAAAAGAACCGGAGCATGAGTTTATATTACACACAGCCTTATCTTACATTTCTGCAATTTTGAATATCAAATAGTTAAACGAAAAATATTCAAGAGAGATAAAAGCAATAAAATTACCATCTGGTTTGCAATGGGGAGGATCTTCAAAAAGAGATAGTGAAAGTTGTTTATGAGCCAAACCAATATCAAAAAGTATAAGACCAGATGAAGGATCATCAACAACAATTCCTTTAACTGGTAGCCACACAAAAAGTTCTTGTTGAGAAAGTCCTTCAACTCCAGCAAGTGAACCATAAGTGAGATTAGCCTTCACAACACTATCATAACAAGCCATAGTATCAAACTTAGCCAAACATGGCCCATCAAGAAACACTTCAAGTAGGCCAGAATCTGATAAATTGTAAGATTTCACTTCTTTAGGAAGTAGCCCTCCTGGTAATCCTTTAGATTTAAGCAAATCATGAATGGACATGGACGTAGCCACTTCACACTGAAAAAAACAGAACAAGAACAAGTGTAAAAGTAGTGGAAATTTGTTTTGAAGAAACCCCATGATGATGAGAATTAGAGATGAGAGAGAGAATAATATTTGGGTTTTATGTTTTGCTTTTGATGGTTTAAGGAAAAAATTGTGGAGGGAGACTTGGGGAAAAGGGGAAATAGAAAGACTGTTTAGGTAAAAGAGGATTTTAGGGCTGATTTTACTATGTTTGCCTTGGAAGGTAGGGTCAAATAGTCAATACTTGAATTGATtaggtaaaaataaaaattacactTTTCATCCCTCATTTATTGATAAATAGAGTATTTTTTATCCTTGTTATATATGACTCAGTATAATTAATTTTTTGTtagttaaaatatatatttttggtCTTGCTTTATTGAAAATCAGTTATGTTTGGACACTTAGAACTATATTACCTTAAATGTGAAGTAGCAGTGCAAACTAAATATAATACATAACACATTAAGTGGTGGAACGATAAACAATTATGGTAAATTTGTGAATATCCATAAGCTAAAGGGTCAAAAGTGTACATTTCAATTAACTGAAAATTAAATATGCTTAATCAGAATTAACAAAGGCTAAAAATAAAAATGATCTATAACTGATGGACTAAAAATGTAATAACCTCCAAAGTAAATAAGGCAGACTTGCATTGATTGATTTTGCTTGCCATTGAATTGGACCTTAACGACTTTGAATTATTTTCTCTATATAATAGGGTCCTGGGGTCACATTGAATTATTATTCTGCGTCACGCTGGCTACAATATATACATTTGTGCTTTTGATATATCTGGTATCATTATCCTCAATAATTTACAAGGAAACTTCCATTCTCAGGCCTCAGCTATGTGGATATCTTGCAACGTCATATCTTTTTAATTTATCTTTTATGCtctgtatttttattttattttatagtaAGTAGCTCTTTTTCTACGTAAACATCATTTTATTTTCTCTATCCGTACTTAGGTTTCATTATTCGACGTGGTCTCGTGTAATGATAACAATTTGTTTTAGTATAATAACATTGACAATTTGTTTTCTATCTTCTGAAGAGTTGTAAACACGAGTGCGTAAAAATCTATTTACACTGACCAATCCGTTTATCCGCATAggtctcgaaaaaatacgcaagttcaaaaaaaaaaaaaacgcgtaaaacggacgtccgagcataaagttatgaccatctaaaatttaaccactttacaactagtttttctccctatattttttagaattatatttatattcaaaataaagttatgtcgtgattaaaaaataacacgcttaaatcaaaaccttaaaaaataaaacacttaaaccttaaacaaaacttacttcgggtaccttttcaacccctaaaacgacgatccgaacgtttacgtatccttgatgtattgagcctacattatagtacgcagaaaaaaatatcaggttctatataaaatattgacgtttcggagtcttgatacacgactaatcgttggttaaagtgtggaaaaaacactaagtgctgcaaagaaaagatttattaaaataagatgttgcgatctttttatggaaaaaaacactaagtgttccttaagtgtgttattttttaatgcgtaactttatttcgaatatgttgcaaaaaaaaaaaaaatcccccaaatcagacgtccgagcgcaaaaaaccgcgtatattcgaaataaagttacgctttaaaaaataacacacttaaatctaaaccctaaaaataaaaaactttaagctaatgacaacaagtctttaaacaaaaatggacgtctatgtatatagaacacttaaacctaaagtttacaaacaaaacttactttgggcaccttttcaacccctaaaatgacgatccgaacgtttacgtacattattgtacgcagaaaaaaaatatcaagttctatataaaatattgacgtttcggagtcttgacacgcgactaatcattggtcaaaatatggaaaaaaacactaagtgttgcaaaaaataaagttggccaattttatttttttttggtattgttaacgcagtattttactgcgttatagattttttttttaactgcttctataacgcaataaaatactgcgctaaagcagttaacggctccgtctccgtgaacttcTTTAGCGcagttcactttttttttgggtatttttGGTTCCACGTGATTTTTTTGGGGGTATTTTAATTCCGGACTCTTCCACGTATAACCTATTGTTTTCATCTATATATGACCTATTAGGCATTGGATGCTATAAAGGAGAGAAATTGTTCATATGTAAAACTGTTTTCTTTATTGTACCTTCTCCTTTTTCATATTCAAAGGTTAAAGTGGTAACGTTTTTGGTTGGTCTTGTGAAAACAAGCGTAcattaaaatattaatatttgtTGAAGCAATTCTATGGAGTTCTAATATTAAATTTAAAAATAGGGAGTTctaatattaaattaaaaaatgTCTTGGCATTTCCATCTGGCTTGTTCTTGGGAGGAATGTTTCTGTTGTTCCATCGATCGTTGGCTTGACTTTAATATTTTCCTTTTCCACGTAACGTACAGAATCCAGATTTTTTAAATTCTGGATGGTTATTTTGGCTTGCTGTAAAGCAGGATACTATATCCTTTTAGCTAGCTAGTGTTGAATATTGATATAAGAAACACTTtatgaaagaagaaaaaaaggactTTTCAATAGAAGGCAAAATTAATTGCTCGTGTTTATTGTTTGACTCGAGTGTCTTTACTTTTCCCACACTAAGAATGTGGAATTCCTGATAAACAAAAGTGAAATTAAGATTTTAATTTTATGGGCATGAGATTTTAGAATGACGATTTCAAGTCTAATAATAGAATTCTAAATTTAATCTATGTACACATTTAATAACTTTTTTAACAAAAGTTACTGGATTTAGTCAGATACGTTTCTAGAGTTCTACTTCTGCCCTTGTTAGTCGGACGCTTCCTCCTTTAATAAGTCATATATAACATGAATTTAGAATATGTTGTGGATCTAAATTAATCGGATTCTAGAGAGAGATGACCTAGCAAGCAGTGACTACCATTGCCGAAGGGAAGTCAATTGACACTCCTTTATTGAAAAATATTATTGAATAGACTAGTTAAAAATATCTTCCGCTTAATACAGTGAAAATTCTGATTTTGCGGTGCTAACAAGGCAGGAGGTATGGTATCCAACCCATTGGGGAAAAGGCACCGGCAAATCAACGCAGTCTATACAATGCACAGAAACAAAACAAACCCTTGGGATTTTCGGTGATTTGAAATTTGTCGTGGAAAGAGATTTGGAAAATGACGCACCCATTTAAATGTATGATCTACTACCGTGTGAATATACTGTAGATTTATACTATCAAAAATGTTATCAACATCAGTCCATTAGACATTAATTACTGGTCACTACGTACTTACTTGACACCATCCTTGAGaaatattactactatattagaagcaccggttggtgctccTTTTTCGTCGTTCATTGTGAACCctcccataaaaaaaaaaaaaaattatgggctccatatatattaaataataactaatattaaaaaaaaaattatgcgccccatattaaacatcatccagtattaaaaaaaaaaaaaattgaacccaccacatccaaactcatgggaaaaaaaagtgaattctatatttaaaaaacaaacaatgttaaaaaaatgtggaccccatattaaacaccatgcgtattcgtagcaaacactaatataataaagttttaaatacggagtacaaactacaatgttatattaatcgtattttgaacatagtatcccatattgacaaaatcaagcaatatatataaaaaaaaaaaagtgcagattttgtattcttagcaaacactaatataataaagttttagatacggagcacaaattacaatgttatatcaatcgtgttttgaacatagtatatatacaaaaaaaaaaaaaatgggccccatattaaacaggcccataaaaaaaattgtaaaaaaaaaattgtgggccccatatatattaaataacaactaatattaaaaaaatgtgggccccatattaaacaccatccagtattaaaaaaaaagttgaacccaccacattcaaactcacgggaaaaaaaagtgtacccatattaacaaaatcaagcaaaattgaaaaaaaaaaagtgaatcacatatttaaaaaacaaacaatgttaaaaaaaaatgtgggccccatattaaacaccatgcgtattcatagcaaacactaatataataaagttttaaatacggagcacaaactacaatgttgtattaatcgtgttttgaacatagtatctcatattgacaaaatcaagcaatatataaaaaaaaaaaatgaatcccaaattgtgggccccatattaaacaccatccagtattaaaaaaaaaaaggtggaacccaccacatccaaactcacgggaaaaaaaaagtgaaccctatattaacaaaatcaagcaatattgaaaaaaaaaggtgaatcccatatttaaaaaacaaaaaatgttaaaaaaaaatgtgggccccatattaaacaccatgcgtattcgtagtaaacactaatataataaagttttaaatacagagcacaaactacaatggtatattaatcgtgttttgaacatagtatcccatattgacaaaatcaagcaatatatataaaaaaaaaaatgaatcccaaactgtgggccccatattaaacaccatccagtatttaaaaaaaaaaaaaaaagttgaacccaccacatccaaactcacgggaaaaaaaagtagacccatattaacaaaatcaagcaaaattgaaaaaaaaaaagtaaatcccatatttaaaaaacaaacaatgttaaaaaaaaatgtgggccccatattaaacaccatgcgtattcgtagaaaacactaatataataaagttttaaatacggagcacaaactacaatgttatattaatcgtgttttgaacataatatcccatattgacaaaatcaagttgttatgttcactaaaataaatatacttaaaatatttacattttaaaataagatagaattcaatgcaaaagacaacatgaagtaaaatgagctaaaccgagaatatttaccaaaaattaaaaaatagtatttcttcgtttaaatagaaaatcaatttctactttgtttcgttttaaacatgtaaaattataataatttgaattagaattatccaaatcaaaatttgataaaaaataatgagtattttacacctttaaattaatcgaattaaaattgaaagtatgcttaaatattgctattgttttatctcaaagagaggaaaatagttttcttttaaacaagtcttctcttttaaaaaatattaataaatttgccgattttgtattcgtagcaaacattaatataataaaattttaaatacggaccacaaactacaatgttatattaatcatgttttaaacataatatatactctctctctctctctctctctctatatatatatatatatatatatatatatatatatataatcaccattcaaagacaactacatatacatagatgcactataatctaaagtgttggccCGTGCGCACAGCACGGGCATACGCCGTCTAGTTCTTCCAGAGAGAGATGACCTAGCAAGCAGTGACAAAACTACCATTGCCGAAGGGAAGTCAATTGACACTCCTTTATTGAAAAATATTATTGAATAGACTAGTTAAAATAATCTTCCGCTTAATATAATGAAAATTCTGATTTTGCCACTGCTAACAAAGCGGGAGGTGTGGTATCCAACCCATTGGGGAAAAGGCACCGGCAAACTACCGCTTAGTCTATACAATACACAGAACCAAAACAAACCCTTGGGATTTTCGGTGATTTGAAATTTGTCGTGGAAAGATTTGGAAAATGACGCACCCATTTAAATGTATGATCGACTACCGTGTGAATATACTGTAGATTTATACTATCCAAAATGTTATCATAGACATTAATTACTGG
Protein-coding sequences here:
- the LOC132618529 gene encoding uncharacterized protein LOC132618529, translating into MGFLQNKFPLLLHLFLFCFFQCEVATSMSIHDLLKSKGLPGGLLPKEVKSYNLSDSGLLEVFLDGPCLAKFDTMACYDSVVKANLTYGSLAGVEGLSQQELFVWLPVKGIVVDDPSSGLILFDIGLAHKQLSLSLFEDPPHCKPDGVLKTNGRKEKGFEDQR